From one Lolium rigidum isolate FL_2022 chromosome 4, APGP_CSIRO_Lrig_0.1, whole genome shotgun sequence genomic stretch:
- the LOC124647105 gene encoding L-type lectin-domain containing receptor kinase VIII.2-like gives MATIPSLLLLTIFLLIADTTTTADALRFDYATLTLATLKLLGDAHLNNNTIRLTRDLPVPTSAAGRALYSFPVRLLAGFSTHFAFHIATLNKGSVGGGLAFVITPDAASLGEAGAYIGLSPAAGDVAVEFDTLMDVQFGDPNGNHVGLDLGSMASAAAADLALAGVDLTSGATVYAWIDYSAADKLIEVFVSYSAKRPVAPVLSSPVDLAAYVKDTAFVGFSASTQGSTEIHAIEWWSFSTPAPPPSTSPPHLPPPAVLAPPPASVINPTLPTSPPQLPGVTTAVSAPPASSVTAASAPANSATRKNTAARPHPHQHAAVAGAATAGAVVAVSFAGIALWALARRAKARRLDASALATKRDSLASAAAMARSPREFTYKELSAATRGFDAARVIGNGAFGVVYKGIVPDTGAMVAVKRCTNASAGGAQARAEFLSELSIIAGLRHRNLLRLQGWCYEKGEILLVYDYMRNGSLDRTLFDDASSSPALPWRHRREILAGVASALAYLHHECDRRVIHRDVKSSNVMLDEAYRARLGDFGLARQAEHGASPDATAAAGTMGYLAPEYMLTGRATEATDVFSFGALVLEVACGRRPIGTEGRCNNLVEWVWSLHGEGRVLDAVDPRLGGEYDEGEMRRVLLVGLACSSPEPALRPGMRTVVQILSGEADPPFVPAARPSMSFSANHHLLLSLQDSVSDYNALALNLSDDSSDDDSLSSSSLTSTLRKGGHDVGFSSTPGDAR, from the coding sequence ATGGCCACCATCccttccctcctcctcctcaccatcttcctcctcatcgctgacaccaccaccaccgccgacgcGCTGCGCTTCGACTACGCGACCCTCACCCTCGCCACACTCAAACTCCTCGGCGACGCGCACCTCAACAACAACACAATCCGCCTAACCCGGGACCTCCCGGTgcccacctccgccgccggccgcgcgctCTACAGCTTCCCCGTGCGCCTCCTCGCGGGCTTCTCCACCCACTTCGCCTTCCACATCGCCACCCTCAACAAGGGCTCCGTCGGCGGCGGTCTCGCCTTCGTCATCACCCCCGACGCCGCCTCCCTCGGCGAGGCGGGGGCCTACATCGGGctctcccccgccgccggcgacgtcgCCGTCGAGTTCGACACGCTCATGGACGTCCAGTTCGGGGACCCCAACGGCAACCACGTCGGCCTCGACCTCGGCTCcatggcctccgccgccgccgccgacctcgcGCTCGCCGGGGTCGACCTCACCAGCGGCGCCACCGTCTACGCCTGGATCGACTACTCCGCCGCCGACAAGCTCATCGAGGTCTTCGTCTCCTACTCCGCCAAGCGGCCCGTGGCGCCGGTGCTCTCCTCCCCGGTCGATCTGGCGGCGTACGTCAAGGACACGGCCTTCGTCGGCTTCTCCGCATCCACCCAGGGCAGCACGGAGATCCACGCCATCGAGTGGTGGAGCTTCTCCACCCCGGCCCCGCCGCCCTCCACTTCGCCGCCACATCTTCCTCCGCCTGCTGTTCTCGCCCCCCCTCCGGCGAGCGTCATCAACCCCACGCTCCCCACTTCCCCTCCGCAGCTCCCGGGCGTCACAACGGCGGTCTCCGCCCCACCCGCCAGCTCGGTGACCGCCGCGAGCGCGCCGGCCAATTCCGCAACTCGTAAGAATACCGCCGCGAGGCCCCACCCTCACCAgcacgcggccgtggcgggcgcggcgacggcgggggcggtcGTGGCGGTCTCCTTCGCGGGCATCGCGCTCTGGGCGCTCGCGCGCCGCGCCAAGGCCAGGAGACTTGACGCGTCCGCGCTCGCCACCAAGCGCGACAGcctggcgtcggcggcggcgatggcgcgctCCCCGCGGGAGTTCACCTACAAGGAGCTCAGCGCCGCCACGCGCGGCTTCGACGCCGCCCGCGTCATCGGGAACGGCGCGTTCGGGGTCGTCTACAAGGGGATCGTCCCCGACACGGGCGCCATGGTGGCCGTCAAGCGCTGCACCAACGCCAGCGCGGGCGGCGCGCAGGCGCGGGCCGAGTTCCTCTCGGAGCTCTCCATCATCGCCGGGCTGCGCCACCGCAACCTGCTGCGCCTGCAGGGCTGGTGCTACGAGAAGGGCGAGATCCTGCTCGTCTACGACTACATGCGCAACGGCAGCCTCGACCGGACCCTCTTCGACGACGCCTCCTCCTCGCCCGCCCTGCCCTGGCGCCACCGCCGCGAGATCCTGGCGGGGGTCGCGTCCGCGCTCGCGTATCTCCACCACGAGTGCGACCGCCGCGTCATCCACCGGGACGTGAAATCCAGCAACGTCATGCTCGACGAGGCCTACCGCGCGCGCCTCGGCGACTTCGGCCTCGCGCGCCAGGCCGAGCACGGCGCGTCGCCCGACGCCACCGCGGCCGCcggcacaatggggtacctcgcgCCGGAGTACATGCTCACCGGCCGCGCCACCGAGGCCACCGACGTGTTCAGCTTCGGCGCGCTGGTCCTCGAGGTGGCGTGCGGGCGCCGCCCCATCGGCACCGAGGGCCGCTGCAACAACCTGGTGGAATGGGTGTGGAGCCTGCACGGCGAGGGCCGCGTGCTGGACGCCGTCGACCCGCGGCTCGGCGGCGAGTACGACGAGGGCGAGATGAGGAGGGTGCTGCTGGTCGGGCTCGCCTGCTCCAGCCCGGAGCCCGCGCTCCGGCCCGGGATGCGCACCGTGGTTCAGATACTCAGCGGCGAGGCCGACCCGCCGTTCGTGCCCGCGGCCAGGCCCTCCATGAGCTTCAGCGCCAACCACCACCTCCTGCTCAGCCTCCAGGACAGCGTCTCAGACTACAACGCGCTGGCGCTCAACCTCTCCGAcgactcctccgacgacgactccTTGAGCTCCTCCTCGCTCACCAGCACGCTCCGCAAAGGCGGCCACGACGTCGGATTCAGCAGCACCCCCGGCGACGCCCGCTGA